A window from Salvelinus fontinalis isolate EN_2023a chromosome 8, ASM2944872v1, whole genome shotgun sequence encodes these proteins:
- the LOC129860964 gene encoding microtubule-associated protein RP/EB family member 1-like yields the protein MAVNVYSTSVCSDNLSRHDMLAWINESLQINLTKIELLCSGAAYCQFMDMLFPGCVPLKKVKFAAKLEHEFIHNYKILQAGFKRMGVEKIIPVDKLIKSKFQDNFEFVQWFKKFFDANYDGKEYDPVEARQGQDSMSNPAMSALNKPKKILNAAPQRAAVAKVAPKMAPSLARRPGAGGGDEERAELIQEVNILKSTIQDMEKERDFYFGKLRNIELICQEEGEGDPTLQRIVDILYATDEGFVIPDAESEDQEEF from the exons ATGGCTGTGAACGTTTACTCAACCTCAGTGTGTAGTGACAACTTGAGTCGTCATGACATGCTTGCATGGATCAACGAATCTTTACAGATCAACCTGACTAAGATAGAGCTGTTATGTTCAG GTGCGGCCTACTGCCAGTTCATGGACATGCTCTTCCCTGGCTGTGTGCCTTTGAAGAAAGTAAAATTTGCTGCAAAACTAGAGCACGAATTCATTCACAACTATAAGATCTTGCAAGCTGGCTTCAAAAGAATGGGTGTCGAAAAA ATCATCCCTGTTGACAAGTTGATAAAAAGCAAGTTCCAGGACAACTTTGAGTTTGTGCAGTGGTTCAAGAAGTTCTTTGATGCCAACTATGATGGGAAAGAGTACGACCCTGTGGAGGCTCGCCAGGGCCAAGACTCCATGTCCAACCCCGCCATGTCGGCCCTCAACAAGCCCAAGAAAATCCTCAATGCTG CACCCCAGCGAGCAGCAGTTGCCAAGGTAGCACCCAAAATGGCGCCCAGCTTGGCGCGGAGACCAGGGGCTGGCGGAGGTGACGAGGAGCGGGCAGAACTCATCCAGGAG gtgAATATACTGAAGTCCACCATCCAggacatggagaaggagagggactTTTATTTTGGCAAACTGAGAAACATTGAACTCATCTGccaagaggaaggagagggggatccCACACTGCAGAGGATCGTGGATATACTCTACGCCACAGAT GAGGGCTTTGTCATACCGGACGCTGAGTCAGAGGACCAGGAGGAATTCTAA